Part of the Desulfovibrio litoralis DSM 11393 genome, GGTGGAGCTGATGAATTATCAGAAATAAGTTATACGGGTTTTTCTCGCTTAATGATTACCTCCCCTGAACCCTGTAAGCCTTTTGATAAAGAGCGAAAAGGGCTAAACCTTGGAGAAGGTGCGGGAATTATGATACTTGTTTCGGAAAAAGTAATAAAACAACTTAAATTGATACCAAAAGGGTATATTCTCGGATATGGAACTTGTACTGATGCACATCACTTAACAACGCCTCACCCGGAAACTATTGGTTTAAAACAATCTGTTAATATGGCATTGAAAAGTGCAAATATCTCATCGGAAAAAATTTCTTTTATAAATGCACACGCAACCGCAACCCCTACCAATGATTTAATAGAAGGAAGATGTTTAAAAGAACTTTTTCCAAATGTTCCTATAGTAGCAACAAAAGGCAGCACCGGACATACATTAGGAGCCGCCGGAGCAATAGAAGCCGTATTAACTTTAGCACATCTAAATAGAAAACAATTACCTAAAACTCCAAATTTTTTTGTCAAAGACCCTGAAATAGGAATTAGCCCTACGACAGAATCAATTTTTATCACAGGCAATATAGGATTATCACAGTCTTTGGCTTTTGGTGGCAATAATTCCGTATTAATTATCTCAGGTGAGTAATCACTAAAAAAGAATGATTATGAATGAACAACTGGTTATTGAAAGCATAGGTGTACTTGGAAGTTTCGGACACGGAATTGACGCTTTGTTTAATGGTCTAAAGCAAGATGTTACCATCTCGGATTCTATGACGGAAGGTGCGAACTTTAATGCGAATGTTCCAGAAATACTCACTGATACTTCTATAATTCAAGAGTTTATACACCCCAAAAAATTGCGTCAGGTAGACCATTTTACACGTTTAGGCTTATTAAGTATCTTTTACGCTTTAAAGAATGTTGGTCTTTCCAGTGAAAATTTACAAGATACCGGTATAATTTTAGTTTCCGGTTATGGTCCGATAAAACGTACTTTTGACTTTTTAAACTCTATCGTTGAATTTGGTCCAAAGTTGGCATCTCCTTTGATGTTTTCTCTTTCTGTTCATAATATTCCAACAGCTACTATAGCCTTGTTGTTAGGACAAAAAACTCCGTATACTACTATTTGTCAGCCAAAGGGAGCAGTCTTGTCAGGTTTGCAAACAGCAGAGTTATGGCTTAAACAAAGGCGAGTTAAAAAAGTATTGTTGGTTGCGATAGACGAATATAACACTATTTTTCATAATTTGGCTTATCAGCTGAAGCTTAACTCTTCGTTGAACACACTAGAAAACCCAAACGCTTCGTTGCCTTATGTTTTGGGTGAATCAGCCGTGTGTTTTTATTTGTCATTGGAGCAAGAAGAGAACTCTCATAAAACGATAATTACAAATTTTAGAAAAGAAAATATTACTTCCCAAGAACACTTAAATAATTTTTTAGGTTCTGATTTTCCTGTTTGTTGGATTGGAAAAAAAACGTTTCAAATAAACAATCAACTTTTGAGTTGTAATAATACAGCATTATTACAACTACCAACAGCACAAGCCTTAAGCATAGCCTTAATGGCATCTAATATTGATGATAACGCGTTGTGTTGTGAAAAAAACATACAATGTGTGGAATATTGCTTAGACTCAACCTGTTATTCCGTTAATATAAAAAAAGGTGTTCGGCAATGAATACTTCCCACTTTTTGGCTGTTATCGGTAGCTTTATGGGAATTGTGCCTTTATTGAGTGAACAAGTAGAACAGGCCAGACAGGCAGAGCAGATAGAACAGGCCGGATCTGTGTATTTTAGTGGTGCTTATAGTCAAAAACTATCAGCATGTTTATGTGCTTTAAGTGTACAAGAAAAAGAAGACTTAGCCGTCAAATTACTTATATTTTTTGATATTAATCCTAAACTATATAAAACGCTTGTATCAAAATTGATAACCCAAAGTAATATTTTAGACTGGGCGGAGCTTATTTTTGAATGTTGGCAAAAATCAGGACAAACTTTTTGTTTTTCCAGTTCAGGCAGTACCCATCTTGCCACAAGACACAAACATTCTTTTTCTGCTCTATTGGAAGAAGCCAGGAGTATAATTAAAGAAACACCGAAGATATCTCGCGTGATCTCTGTCATGCCTGTACATCATGTCTATGGTTTTACTTTTTCTATTATCTTACCTTTGGCGTTATCTGTTCCATCTTATGCTTTTGCACCAATGCCGACAGAGGATTTTTTTAATGCTTTGTCTCCTGACGCTGCGGTTATTGCTTTTCCTTTGTTTTTAAAGAGTTTTAGCCGAATGCTTGAATTACAACCACCCAAAACACAAACGTTACCATCATTGACGATTTTTACCGCCACTGCTCCTTGCCCAAAAGAAATTATAAGTTTTTTATCTTTGAAAAATAAGTTTAAGGTGGTGGAAGTATATGGTTCTACGGAAACAAGTGTGATTGGAATACGTCTTTCACCAGCACAATATTATAATTTATTGCCTTGGTGGAACAAAATAGACAAACCGAAAAATACAATACTGCTTATAAGAAATTCTCAAGAATATCCTTTAGAAATTAATGCTCCTGATATTTTAAACTTTATTTCAGAGCGTAAATTTGAACCTTTGATGCGTCATGATAAAGCCGTACAGGTTGGGGGAGAAAATGTATATTTACAGAAAGTTGAAGCTATACTGCTTAGCCACCCTGATATAAAAGACTGTGCCG contains:
- a CDS encoding beta-ketoacyl synthase chain length factor; translation: MNEQLVIESIGVLGSFGHGIDALFNGLKQDVTISDSMTEGANFNANVPEILTDTSIIQEFIHPKKLRQVDHFTRLGLLSIFYALKNVGLSSENLQDTGIILVSGYGPIKRTFDFLNSIVEFGPKLASPLMFSLSVHNIPTATIALLLGQKTPYTTICQPKGAVLSGLQTAELWLKQRRVKKVLLVAIDEYNTIFHNLAYQLKLNSSLNTLENPNASLPYVLGESAVCFYLSLEQEENSHKTIITNFRKENITSQEHLNNFLGSDFPVCWIGKKTFQINNQLLSCNNTALLQLPTAQALSIALMASNIDDNALCCEKNIQCVEYCLDSTCYSVNIKKGVRQ
- a CDS encoding beta-ketoacyl-[acyl-carrier-protein] synthase family protein — translated: MSKNIVSVAAMSCITAAGTNLADTLIGIDNNTTIPIVPTWYETSESPVFQANISFDPSILYSRTVLLLEHSVNQAFLEVSSLFEQLKDFSVGVCIGTSVGASLNFYKSYRALKENKAPLLDEVFSFSISNPALALGHIFNCTGPTTTITNACSSGTDAIGVGADWIINGLCDVVIAGGADELSEISYTGFSRLMITSPEPCKPFDKERKGLNLGEGAGIMILVSEKVIKQLKLIPKGYILGYGTCTDAHHLTTPHPETIGLKQSVNMALKSANISSEKISFINAHATATPTNDLIEGRCLKELFPNVPIVATKGSTGHTLGAAGAIEAVLTLAHLNRKQLPKTPNFFVKDPEIGISPTTESIFITGNIGLSQSLAFGGNNSVLIISGE
- a CDS encoding AMP-binding protein, with protein sequence MNTSHFLAVIGSFMGIVPLLSEQVEQARQAEQIEQAGSVYFSGAYSQKLSACLCALSVQEKEDLAVKLLIFFDINPKLYKTLVSKLITQSNILDWAELIFECWQKSGQTFCFSSSGSTHLATRHKHSFSALLEEARSIIKETPKISRVISVMPVHHVYGFTFSIILPLALSVPSYAFAPMPTEDFFNALSPDAAVIAFPLFLKSFSRMLELQPPKTQTLPSLTIFTATAPCPKEIISFLSLKNKFKVVEVYGSTETSVIGIRLSPAQYYNLLPWWNKIDKPKNTILLIRNSQEYPLEINAPDILNFISERKFEPLMRHDKAVQVGGENVYLQKVEAILLSHPDIKDCAVRLMLPKEGDRLKAFIVPLNNTKECLKRLSGVTFRVWLHKNLSSASIPKHITYGVSVPLSTTGKRCDWSITTNINTKNLLE